A stretch of the uncultured Hyphomonas sp. genome encodes the following:
- a CDS encoding AMP-binding protein — protein sequence MAIITLSRILAFWAGQQPDRAAIDHEGVQITWSELDKRTNRLARAYEKLGVKQDDFVTIALPNGIEFFEACLATWKAGATPQPISARLPKHERDQIVELGKPSLVVGVPAGEYGDTPSVPENYEPDAALPDTELPERMAASIKAMTSGGSTGRPKLIVSKIPAAWDPDLPYLEIPVQGAMLIPGPLYHNGPFMWAMIALFKGCTVGITTRFDAEKTLATIERLKVDVVYTVPTMMRRIWALPEDVRNGYDLSSLKALWHLAAPCPAWLKECFIEWLGGDVIWELYAGTEGQGTTMIQGTEWMEHKGSVGKPVEACEMIVVDEDGKILPPGEVGEIFMRPLEGAGTTYRYIGAEAKSLDGGWESLGDMGYLDEDGYLYLTDRLSDMILSGGANIYPAEVEAAIDAYPGVQSSAVIGLPDEDMGARLHAVICRPEGAVDEADMLAHLGTMLVRYKIPKSFEYVSEAVRDDAGKVRRKTLREERIAAMAQNA from the coding sequence GTGGCGATCATCACGCTTTCACGCATTCTGGCATTCTGGGCGGGGCAACAGCCGGACCGCGCCGCGATTGATCATGAAGGAGTTCAGATCACCTGGTCTGAACTCGACAAGCGGACGAACCGTCTGGCGCGGGCCTATGAAAAGCTGGGCGTGAAGCAGGATGATTTCGTCACCATCGCCCTGCCGAACGGGATCGAATTCTTCGAGGCCTGCCTTGCCACCTGGAAAGCGGGGGCCACGCCACAGCCGATCTCTGCACGTCTTCCGAAACATGAGCGCGACCAGATCGTGGAACTGGGCAAGCCGTCCCTGGTCGTTGGCGTCCCGGCGGGCGAATATGGCGACACGCCGTCCGTGCCGGAAAATTACGAGCCGGATGCTGCTCTTCCGGATACGGAACTCCCCGAACGCATGGCCGCATCGATCAAGGCAATGACCAGCGGCGGGTCCACCGGGCGGCCGAAGCTGATCGTGTCCAAGATCCCGGCGGCGTGGGATCCGGACCTGCCCTATCTGGAAATCCCGGTTCAGGGCGCCATGCTGATCCCCGGCCCGCTCTACCACAATGGCCCGTTCATGTGGGCGATGATCGCCCTCTTCAAAGGCTGCACGGTCGGCATCACGACGCGCTTCGACGCGGAGAAGACGCTGGCCACGATCGAGCGCCTGAAGGTGGATGTCGTCTACACCGTGCCGACCATGATGCGCCGCATCTGGGCGCTGCCGGAAGATGTGCGCAATGGCTATGACCTCTCCAGCCTGAAGGCGCTCTGGCACCTGGCTGCGCCGTGCCCGGCCTGGCTGAAGGAATGCTTCATCGAATGGCTCGGCGGCGATGTGATCTGGGAGCTCTATGCCGGTACCGAAGGGCAGGGCACGACGATGATTCAGGGTACGGAGTGGATGGAACACAAGGGCTCCGTCGGCAAGCCGGTCGAGGCGTGCGAGATGATCGTCGTCGACGAGGACGGCAAGATCCTGCCGCCCGGTGAAGTCGGCGAAATCTTCATGCGCCCCCTGGAAGGGGCGGGCACGACCTATCGCTATATCGGCGCGGAAGCCAAATCCCTCGACGGCGGCTGGGAAAGCCTCGGCGACATGGGCTATCTCGATGAAGACGGCTATCTCTACCTGACCGACCGCCTGTCGGACATGATCCTGTCTGGCGGGGCGAACATCTATCCGGCCGAAGTCGAAGCGGCGATCGATGCCTATCCGGGCGTGCAGTCGTCTGCCGTGATCGGCCTGCCGGACGAGGACATGGGCGCGCGGCTCCACGCCGTCATCTGCCGTCCGGAAGGGGCGGTGGACGAGGCCGACATGCTGGCCCATCTCGGCACGATGCTGGTGCG
- a CDS encoding histidinol-phosphate transaminase, which yields MTRLSREPLFNPSRRSLMKLAGVGAVGAASALAACSETAVAATPANDAVDPNALAIMSANENPFGPSPMAVEAMKAELTNINRYAYPKTMEFAKMIAEREGVELDQIVVTNGSSPILAAFSDWVNVKGGKIITSAITYEGVPRVAEQAGTEVVYMPLTQDMGYDMEAIAARVGPDTGAVYLCNPNNPTGKTIPTETLKAFVEEVSPKVPVFIDEAYLDLSDDYPNNGMSSYVAEGKNVIVARTFSKLYAMAGQRLGYGIMPADMAMDMRMTGRLSSVNHLGLVAGIASLNDTAYFEEMRAKNIRGRQKLVAMAADLGRPIAPDPQGSFIYMDVGMPAADFAAKMLDRGVRVVGSRWADLPNYSRICVGLDHEIEKCHAAAKEVLTSI from the coding sequence ATGACCAGATTATCCCGCGAACCGCTCTTCAACCCTTCCCGCCGCAGCCTGATGAAGCTGGCCGGCGTCGGCGCTGTCGGCGCGGCGTCCGCCCTGGCGGCGTGTTCGGAAACCGCCGTCGCCGCGACACCGGCCAATGATGCGGTCGACCCGAATGCGCTGGCGATCATGTCGGCGAACGAAAACCCGTTCGGCCCGTCGCCGATGGCTGTCGAGGCCATGAAAGCCGAACTCACGAACATCAATCGCTACGCCTATCCGAAGACGATGGAATTCGCGAAGATGATCGCCGAGCGCGAAGGCGTCGAGCTTGACCAGATCGTTGTCACCAACGGCTCATCCCCGATCCTTGCAGCGTTTTCCGACTGGGTGAATGTGAAGGGCGGCAAGATCATCACCTCCGCCATCACCTATGAAGGTGTGCCGCGCGTGGCCGAGCAGGCCGGCACCGAAGTCGTCTACATGCCGCTGACCCAGGACATGGGCTATGACATGGAAGCCATCGCAGCCCGCGTCGGCCCGGATACGGGCGCCGTCTATCTCTGCAACCCGAACAACCCGACCGGCAAGACCATCCCGACCGAAACGCTCAAGGCGTTCGTTGAAGAGGTCAGCCCGAAAGTCCCGGTCTTCATCGACGAGGCCTATCTGGACCTGTCCGACGATTATCCGAACAATGGGATGAGCAGCTATGTTGCCGAAGGCAAGAACGTCATCGTGGCACGGACGTTCTCGAAACTCTACGCCATGGCTGGCCAGCGTCTCGGCTACGGCATCATGCCGGCTGACATGGCGATGGACATGCGCATGACTGGCCGCCTGTCTTCGGTCAACCATCTGGGGCTGGTCGCCGGCATCGCCAGCCTCAACGACACGGCCTATTTCGAAGAGATGCGCGCCAAGAACATCCGTGGACGCCAGAAGCTGGTTGCCATGGCCGCGGACCTCGGCCGCCCGATCGCGCCGGATCCGCAGGGCAGCTTCATCTATATGGACGTCGGCATGCCGGCTGCGGACTTTGCAGCAAAAATGCTGGACCGCGGCGTGCGCGTGGTCGGGTCGCGCTGGGCCGACCTGCCGAACTATTCGCGCATCTGCGTCGGCCTCGACCACGAGATCGAGAAGTGCCACGCAGCAGCCAAGGAAGTCCTGACCTCGATCTAA
- a CDS encoding alpha/beta hydrolase: MDTPSPPDTEFVLVPGNPPPKGAEIVWFKGTGGRALRACVAPALAPDKPRGTVIVCPGRTEFIEKYFEVGHELQAMGFAVVILDWPGQGLSERLLDDTKKGHIDRFETFMGALANGLEALDDRLPRPHVSLAHSMGGAIALAAIADGLVKVDAAAFCAPMWGIKSRFFGMRYLVWAMRATGRSGDYAVQPGPPEAFETNIVTHDRKHWQLQRDLVDAKPDLELGPVTWGWLGASLDILARFTKAKTLSTVTIPVFVASASEEQLVDNSTHTTICKRLPDCEHVTVEGAMHEILMETDDKRAEFWEGFQRLLKRADI; the protein is encoded by the coding sequence ATGGACACGCCTTCGCCGCCGGATACCGAATTCGTCCTGGTCCCCGGCAATCCGCCGCCGAAGGGGGCCGAGATCGTCTGGTTCAAGGGCACGGGCGGCCGGGCCCTGCGCGCCTGTGTCGCCCCGGCGCTGGCACCGGACAAGCCGCGCGGCACGGTGATCGTCTGTCCGGGGCGGACCGAATTCATCGAGAAATATTTCGAGGTCGGCCATGAGCTGCAGGCGATGGGCTTTGCCGTCGTCATTCTCGACTGGCCGGGGCAGGGCCTGTCGGAACGCCTGCTTGACGATACGAAGAAGGGCCATATCGACCGGTTCGAGACCTTCATGGGCGCCCTCGCCAATGGGCTGGAGGCGCTGGATGACCGGCTGCCGCGGCCTCACGTGTCGCTGGCCCATTCGATGGGCGGGGCAATTGCGCTGGCCGCCATCGCGGATGGTCTTGTGAAGGTGGATGCCGCAGCGTTCTGTGCGCCGATGTGGGGCATCAAATCGAGATTTTTCGGCATGCGCTATCTCGTCTGGGCGATGCGCGCGACCGGCCGGTCGGGTGATTATGCAGTTCAGCCCGGCCCGCCGGAAGCGTTCGAGACGAACATCGTCACCCATGACAGGAAACACTGGCAGCTGCAGCGCGACCTGGTCGATGCGAAGCCGGATCTGGAACTTGGCCCCGTCACCTGGGGCTGGCTGGGCGCCTCGCTCGATATTCTCGCGCGCTTCACCAAAGCGAAGACGTTGAGCACGGTGACCATTCCGGTTTTCGTTGCCTCGGCTTCCGAAGAGCAGCTGGTCGACAATTCGACCCACACGACCATCTGCAAACGCCTGCCGGACTGCGAGCACGTCACGGTTGAAGGGGCGATGCATGAGATCCTGATGGAAACAGACGACAAGCGCGCGGAGTTCTGGGAGGGGTTCCAACGCCTCCTGAAACGTGCGGATATATAG
- the gltB gene encoding glutamate synthase large subunit, producing the protein MNEIERYLANRDRLIEANAYNPLDEHDACGVGLVASLDGKPRREIVEMGIKALKNVWHRGAVDADGKTGDGAGIRVEVPQEFFREHVTRTGHKPTDDPICVGQIFLPRTDFAAQEAARTLVETEVLHFGFYIYGWRQPPIDVSVIGQKAKDTRPAIEQIMFRDAMGRSSDELERALYICRRRIERRAREAAIPSFYICSLSNASLIYKGMFLAQDIDKFYLDLQSDQFTSAFAIYHQRYSTNTFPQWALAQPFRMIAHNGEINTVRGNKNWMKSHEIRMVSETYGEHVEDVKPVIPDGTSDSGALDAVWELLCKSGRSAPMAKAMLIPEAWSKRDSVMPLAHRALYDYCNSVMEPWDGPAGIAAYDGRWAIAGLDRNGLRPLRYALTTDGILAVGSETGMCPLGDHEVAKRGSIPAGGMIAADLKTGKFYDHKDIVDHLAAQAPYEEWLSAVTELEPEIGPGDEPPMFAKEDLLRRQTAAGYTLETLELILSPMVESGKEAIGSMGDDTAPAVLSFNYRPMSHFFRQNFSQVTNPPVDPLREERVMSLKTRFKNLGNVLDTDKSQQEVFVLESPVLTNGMYERLLTKLGVSYTEIDCTFPAEDVTNDGSALKEALSRIRQEAEDAVREGREHIVLTDQYQSASRTAIPMILATGAVHSHLVAQGLRTFCSITVRSSECLDTHYFAVLVGVGATCVNAYLAQDAITDRHARGLYGDMSLGDCVLNYKAAVEAGLLKIMSKMGISVISSYRGGYNFEALGLSRALVADYFPGMSSRISGLGLAGLEENALVRHEMAFDEDVISLPVGGFYRLRANDEPHALDGQLIHTLQTACNTGDYSVYRKFADALEARNPIQLRDLLDFKHVLPAVPLTQVQSINEIRKRFVTPGMSLGALSPEAHGTLNIAMNRIGAKSVSGEGGEDRARYRPLPNGDNMNSSVKQIASGRFGVTAEYLNQCREIEIKVAQGAKPGEGGQLPGFKVTEFIARLRHATPGVTLISPPPHHDIYSIEDLAQLIYDLKQINPEARVCVKLVAQSGVGTVAAGVAKAKADIILIAGGVGGTGASPQTSVKFAGLPWEMGLAEAHQILSLNNLRDKVTLRTDGGLRTGRDIVIAAMLGAEEYGIGTASLVAMGCIMVRQCHSNTCPVGVCVQDEALRAHFTGTPEKVVNLMSFIAEDVREILASLGLKSLDEAIGRTDLLAQVSRGATHLDDLDLNPLLVQVDTDKPIVYQPTHREEVVDTLDAQILRDAEPFFERSEKMQLEYDVQNTMRAIGTRSSSAITRKFGMHALPEGRLHIRLEGSAGQSLGAFSVQGLLLEVIGDANDYVGKGLSGASIVVAPRPKDRRSASGDAIIGNTCLYGATSGKLFASGTAGVRFAVRNSGAKTVVEGCGANGCEYMTNGRAVILGPIGDNFGAGMTGGAAFIWDPTNRFERVANPDSIDWYPLPEMPTEHIGEAKALIEEHVRRTGSVRGKEILDDWDRSVHDMLMVVPKEIEHILLGRTKPKAKKKVAAKA; encoded by the coding sequence ATGAATGAGATCGAACGCTATCTCGCCAATCGCGACAGGCTGATCGAGGCGAATGCCTACAACCCGCTGGACGAGCACGATGCCTGCGGCGTCGGCCTCGTGGCCTCGCTGGACGGCAAGCCGCGCCGCGAGATCGTCGAGATGGGCATCAAGGCGCTGAAGAATGTCTGGCACCGCGGCGCGGTCGATGCCGACGGCAAGACCGGCGATGGCGCGGGTATCCGTGTGGAAGTGCCGCAGGAATTTTTCCGCGAGCACGTCACCCGCACCGGCCACAAGCCGACAGACGATCCGATCTGCGTTGGCCAGATCTTCCTGCCGCGTACGGATTTCGCCGCTCAGGAAGCAGCCCGGACGCTGGTCGAGACCGAAGTGCTGCATTTCGGCTTCTATATCTATGGCTGGCGCCAGCCGCCGATCGACGTGTCGGTGATTGGCCAGAAGGCGAAGGACACGCGCCCGGCGATCGAGCAGATCATGTTCCGCGATGCGATGGGTCGGTCCAGCGATGAACTGGAGCGCGCGCTCTATATCTGCCGCCGCCGCATCGAGCGCCGGGCCCGCGAAGCGGCGATCCCGAGTTTCTATATCTGCTCGCTCAGCAATGCGTCGCTGATCTACAAGGGCATGTTCCTCGCGCAGGACATCGACAAGTTTTACCTCGACCTGCAGAGCGACCAGTTCACGTCGGCATTCGCCATCTATCACCAGCGCTATTCGACCAACACGTTCCCGCAATGGGCGCTCGCCCAGCCGTTCCGCATGATCGCCCACAATGGCGAGATCAACACGGTACGCGGCAACAAGAACTGGATGAAGAGCCACGAGATCCGCATGGTTTCGGAAACCTATGGCGAGCATGTCGAGGATGTGAAGCCGGTGATCCCGGATGGCACGTCCGACTCCGGCGCGCTCGACGCTGTGTGGGAGCTGCTCTGCAAGTCCGGCCGCTCCGCGCCGATGGCGAAGGCCATGCTGATCCCGGAAGCCTGGTCGAAGCGGGACTCTGTCATGCCGCTCGCGCACCGGGCGCTTTACGATTACTGCAACTCCGTCATGGAGCCGTGGGACGGCCCGGCAGGCATTGCGGCCTATGATGGCCGTTGGGCGATTGCCGGCCTTGACCGCAATGGCCTCCGCCCGCTGCGCTATGCGCTGACGACGGACGGTATCCTCGCGGTCGGTTCCGAAACCGGCATGTGCCCGCTGGGCGATCATGAAGTCGCCAAGCGGGGCTCGATCCCGGCCGGCGGCATGATCGCGGCGGACCTGAAGACGGGCAAGTTCTACGATCACAAGGACATCGTCGACCATCTCGCCGCCCAGGCGCCGTATGAAGAGTGGCTGTCGGCTGTGACCGAGCTGGAACCGGAAATCGGTCCCGGCGACGAGCCTCCCATGTTCGCCAAGGAAGACCTGCTGCGCCGCCAGACGGCCGCAGGCTACACGCTGGAGACGCTGGAACTCATTCTGTCGCCAATGGTGGAGTCCGGAAAGGAAGCCATCGGTTCGATGGGGGACGACACGGCCCCGGCGGTGCTGTCCTTCAACTATCGTCCGATGAGCCATTTCTTCCGGCAGAATTTCAGCCAGGTGACCAACCCGCCGGTTGATCCTTTGCGCGAAGAACGCGTGATGAGCCTCAAGACGCGGTTCAAGAACCTCGGCAACGTGCTGGATACGGACAAGTCGCAGCAGGAAGTCTTCGTGCTGGAAAGCCCGGTGCTGACCAATGGCATGTATGAACGCCTGCTGACCAAGCTCGGCGTATCCTATACCGAAATTGATTGCACCTTCCCGGCCGAAGACGTCACCAATGACGGCAGCGCGCTGAAAGAGGCGCTCTCGCGTATCCGTCAGGAAGCGGAAGACGCCGTGCGCGAAGGCCGCGAGCATATCGTGCTGACAGACCAGTACCAGTCCGCCAGCCGCACGGCCATCCCGATGATCCTCGCAACCGGCGCGGTTCATTCGCATCTTGTCGCGCAGGGCCTTCGGACGTTCTGCTCCATCACGGTGCGGTCTTCCGAATGTCTGGATACGCATTACTTTGCCGTGCTCGTCGGCGTGGGCGCCACCTGCGTGAACGCTTATCTTGCACAGGATGCGATTACGGACCGGCATGCCCGGGGTCTTTATGGCGACATGTCGCTCGGCGACTGTGTGCTGAACTACAAGGCGGCGGTTGAGGCTGGTCTGCTGAAGATCATGTCCAAGATGGGCATTTCGGTCATTTCCTCCTATCGCGGCGGCTATAATTTTGAGGCGCTGGGCCTCTCCCGCGCGCTGGTGGCGGACTATTTCCCCGGCATGAGCAGCCGTATCTCCGGTCTTGGCCTCGCGGGCCTCGAAGAGAACGCCCTCGTCCGCCACGAAATGGCCTTCGACGAGGATGTGATCTCGCTGCCCGTGGGCGGCTTCTACCGCCTGCGCGCCAATGACGAGCCGCATGCCCTCGACGGCCAGCTGATCCACACGCTGCAGACCGCCTGCAACACGGGTGATTATTCGGTGTACCGCAAATTTGCGGATGCGCTGGAGGCCCGCAACCCGATCCAGCTGCGCGACCTTCTGGACTTCAAACATGTCCTGCCGGCCGTGCCGTTGACGCAGGTTCAGTCGATCAACGAAATCCGCAAACGGTTCGTGACGCCCGGCATGTCGCTTGGCGCGCTCAGCCCCGAGGCGCATGGCACGCTGAACATCGCCATGAACCGGATCGGTGCGAAGTCGGTGTCCGGCGAGGGCGGGGAAGACCGTGCCCGGTACCGCCCGCTGCCGAACGGCGACAATATGAACTCGTCGGTCAAGCAGATCGCGTCGGGCCGTTTCGGCGTGACGGCGGAATATCTGAACCAGTGCCGCGAGATCGAGATCAAGGTGGCCCAGGGCGCCAAGCCCGGCGAAGGTGGCCAGCTGCCCGGCTTCAAGGTGACCGAGTTCATCGCGCGCCTGCGCCATGCGACACCGGGTGTGACGCTGATCTCTCCGCCGCCGCACCACGACATCTATTCCATCGAAGACCTGGCCCAGCTGATCTACGACCTGAAGCAGATCAACCCGGAAGCCCGCGTCTGCGTGAAGCTCGTCGCCCAGTCCGGCGTCGGCACCGTGGCCGCCGGTGTGGCGAAAGCGAAAGCAGACATCATCCTCATCGCCGGCGGTGTCGGCGGCACAGGCGCCAGCCCGCAGACCTCGGTGAAGTTCGCCGGCCTGCCATGGGAAATGGGCCTTGCCGAAGCGCACCAGATCCTGTCGCTCAACAATCTGCGCGACAAGGTCACCCTGCGGACCGATGGCGGCCTGCGGACGGGCCGTGATATTGTCATCGCGGCCATGCTGGGCGCCGAGGAGTACGGCATCGGCACCGCGTCGCTGGTGGCCATGGGCTGTATCATGGTGCGCCAGTGCCATTCGAACACGTGCCCGGTCGGCGTCTGCGTGCAGGACGAAGCGCTGCGTGCGCACTTCACCGGCACGCCGGAGAAGGTCGTCAATTTGATGAGCTTCATCGCCGAAGACGTCCGCGAGATCCTCGCCTCGCTCGGCTTGAAGTCTCTCGACGAAGCCATCGGCCGCACGGACCTGCTGGCCCAGGTCAGCCGCGGCGCGACGCATCTCGACGACCTCGACCTCAACCCGCTGCTGGTCCAGGTCGATACCGACAAGCCGATCGTCTACCAGCCAACCCACCGGGAAGAAGTGGTGGATACGCTCGACGCCCAGATCCTGCGCGATGCTGAGCCCTTCTTCGAGCGCAGCGAGAAGATGCAGCTCGAATACGACGTGCAGAACACGATGCGCGCCATCGGCACGCGGTCCAGCTCTGCCATCACGCGCAAATTCGGCATGCATGCGCTGCCGGAAGGCCGCCTGCATATCCGGCTCGAAGGTTCGGCCGGGCAGTCGCTCGGCGCGTTCTCGGTGCAGGGCCTGCTGCTGGAAGTCATCGGCGATGCCAATGACTATGTCGGCAAGGGCCTGTCGGGGGCGTCCATCGTCGTGGCGCCGCGTCCGAAAGACCGCCGCTCGGCGTCCGGCGATGCGATCATCGGCAACACCTGCCTTTATGGCGCGACCAGCGGCAAGCTATTCGCTTCGGGTACGGCAGGCGTGCGCTTCGCGGTCCGGAACTCCGGCGCGAAGACCGTGGTCGAAGGCTGCGGCGCGAATGGCTGCGAGTACATGACCAATGGCCGCGCGGTGATCCTCGGGCCTATCGGCGACAATTTCGGAGCCGGCATGACGGGCGGGGCCGCTTTCATCTGGGATCCGACGAACCGGTTCGAACGGGTCGCCAACCCGGATTCGATCGACTGGTACCCGCTGCCGGAAATGCCGACCGAGCATATCGGCGAGGCCAAGGCGCTGATCGAGGAACATGTCCGCCGCACGGGTTCTGTCCGCGGCAAGGAAATCCTCGATGACTGGGATCGCTCGGTCCACGACATGCTGATGGTCGTGCCGAAGGAGATCGAGCACATCCTGCTCGGCCGCACCAAGCCGAAGGCCAAGAAGAAGGTCGCCGCAAAGGCCTGA
- a CDS encoding SCP2 sterol-binding domain-containing protein — protein MDLAELTSKANSAVSAGGDFKKKVKFDFGDAGKLFIDGLNGVANNSDDAADATIKVDWEDFKKIASGGLDATMAFMQGKLKVEGDMSVAMQLQSLMKALS, from the coding sequence ATGGATCTCGCAGAACTCACGTCCAAGGCAAATTCCGCTGTCTCCGCAGGCGGCGACTTCAAGAAAAAAGTGAAGTTTGACTTCGGCGATGCCGGCAAACTGTTCATCGACGGCCTCAACGGCGTGGCCAACAATTCCGACGACGCAGCCGATGCGACGATCAAGGTGGATTGGGAAGATTTCAAGAAGATTGCCTCCGGAGGCCTCGACGCCACGATGGCCTTCATGCAGGGGAAACTGAAAGTTGAAGGCGACATGTCGGTTGCCATGCAGCTTCAAAGCCTGATGAAGGCGCTCTCCTAA
- a CDS encoding carboxyl transferase domain-containing protein: MSWEKSIEELRRRERLAEKMGGEEPVERQRGRGKLTVRERVAFLADPGSFHEIGKISGRATYTADDELESFLPASSVTGRATLDGRPTVILADDFTVRGGASDASIWQKMVQMIKMAAEYRMPLVQMIDGTGGGGSVKALEKDPRTYIPETPGWNEIVHGMTQVPFVSLALGPCAGMGAGRVAASHFSVMVKELSQVFVAGPPVAIALGENVTKEELGGWKIQAQNGTVDNVVDTEADAFIAARRFLSYLPPSVHDLPERTAPADHPDRKEESLLSIVPTDGKTPYKPRKIIDAAVDHGSFFEIGKEWGRGIVTGLARIDGYPVGILAGDPFFLDGAWTADVCDKVTRHMDLCSMFHLPVIHFVDCPGFAVGVKAETAGVTRAGVRAMTAVYQADVPVCSVVIRKAYGLAGSAMMNQSKTKWRYCWPSGDWGSLPMAGGIEAAFRKELAEAEDPDALKEQLYRKFEAIRSPFRTAESFLAEEIIDPRDTRPLLVDFIHHAWRVLEPGERKVGYRP; encoded by the coding sequence ATGAGCTGGGAAAAATCGATTGAGGAACTCCGCCGCCGGGAACGGCTGGCCGAGAAGATGGGCGGCGAAGAGCCGGTCGAACGCCAACGCGGACGCGGCAAGCTGACGGTCCGCGAACGGGTCGCCTTCCTGGCAGACCCCGGCAGCTTCCATGAGATCGGCAAGATCTCCGGCCGGGCGACCTATACCGCAGACGACGAGCTTGAGAGCTTCCTGCCCGCCAGTTCCGTCACCGGACGGGCGACGCTGGACGGACGGCCCACCGTGATCCTCGCCGATGACTTCACCGTGCGCGGCGGCGCATCGGATGCCTCGATCTGGCAGAAGATGGTCCAGATGATCAAAATGGCGGCCGAGTATCGCATGCCGCTGGTGCAGATGATCGACGGCACGGGCGGCGGCGGATCGGTCAAGGCGCTGGAGAAAGACCCGCGGACCTATATTCCCGAAACGCCGGGCTGGAACGAGATCGTCCACGGCATGACGCAGGTACCGTTCGTGTCGCTGGCGCTCGGCCCCTGCGCCGGCATGGGCGCGGGCCGTGTGGCGGCGAGCCATTTCTCGGTCATGGTGAAGGAGCTCAGCCAGGTCTTCGTGGCCGGGCCGCCGGTGGCCATCGCACTCGGCGAGAACGTCACCAAGGAAGAACTCGGCGGCTGGAAGATCCAGGCGCAGAACGGCACGGTGGACAATGTCGTCGACACCGAGGCCGACGCCTTCATCGCGGCGCGGCGTTTCCTGTCCTACCTGCCCCCGTCCGTACACGACCTGCCCGAGCGCACCGCCCCGGCCGACCATCCCGACCGGAAGGAAGAGAGCCTGCTCTCCATCGTGCCGACCGATGGCAAGACGCCCTACAAGCCGCGCAAGATCATCGACGCCGCGGTCGACCATGGCAGCTTCTTCGAGATCGGCAAGGAATGGGGCCGTGGTATCGTCACCGGCCTCGCCCGGATCGACGGGTATCCGGTCGGCATCCTGGCAGGTGACCCCTTCTTCCTGGATGGCGCGTGGACGGCGGATGTCTGCGACAAAGTCACACGGCACATGGATCTCTGCTCCATGTTCCACCTGCCGGTCATTCACTTTGTCGACTGCCCCGGCTTTGCCGTTGGCGTGAAGGCGGAAACGGCGGGCGTGACCCGCGCAGGTGTGCGCGCCATGACGGCGGTCTACCAGGCGGATGTGCCGGTGTGCTCCGTGGTCATCCGCAAGGCGTATGGCCTTGCCGGGTCGGCCATGATGAACCAGTCGAAGACAAAGTGGCGCTATTGCTGGCCAAGCGGCGACTGGGGCAGCCTGCCCATGGCGGGCGGCATCGAGGCCGCGTTCCGCAAGGAACTGGCCGAGGCCGAAGACCCCGACGCGCTGAAGGAGCAATTGTACCGGAAATTCGAGGCCATCCGCTCACCTTTCCGCACGGCGGAAAGTTTCCTTGCGGAGGAAATCATCGATCCGCGCGATACGCGGCCCTTGCTGGTGGACTTCATTCACCATGCCTGGCGGGTCCTCGAACCCGGCGAGCGCAAGGTGGGCTACCGGCCCTGA
- a CDS encoding DUF4349 domain-containing protein, translating to MKTKTLRIALSALTLSAMGLAACGGPGASRESARPMSAPPPPVEMSMGALYADEDQINMAEPEAGGESVAQQYIAYSHSVGMRLPVNAIEPALQGHIDACNKAGPTVCMVTNSWMNAYSEDEASASLNLRATPAWIDEFLSGVEAEAKAAKGEITNRQTTAEDLTVSIIDTDARLKAQQTLQARLEQLLADRPGKLGELLETERELARVNGEIDSLKSTLAALRLRVSMSQLSIGYETKRNPVSQGALEPLARAFGDFFYNLSSALAAVITAFAVGLPWLILIGVFVWIWLKLIWPRVRRKKN from the coding sequence ATGAAAACCAAAACACTTCGCATCGCCCTATCGGCGCTCACCTTGTCGGCCATGGGCCTGGCGGCCTGCGGCGGGCCCGGCGCATCACGGGAGTCTGCCCGGCCAATGAGCGCGCCCCCTCCCCCGGTCGAAATGTCGATGGGCGCGCTATATGCCGACGAAGACCAGATAAATATGGCAGAGCCGGAAGCTGGCGGCGAATCCGTTGCCCAGCAATACATCGCCTATTCCCACTCTGTCGGCATGCGCCTTCCCGTCAACGCGATCGAGCCGGCGCTGCAAGGCCATATCGACGCCTGCAACAAGGCCGGCCCCACGGTCTGCATGGTGACGAATTCCTGGATGAATGCCTATTCGGAGGACGAAGCCTCCGCCTCGCTGAACCTGCGCGCGACGCCGGCCTGGATCGACGAGTTCCTGAGCGGCGTCGAGGCCGAGGCCAAAGCGGCGAAAGGCGAAATCACCAATCGCCAGACCACGGCCGAAGACCTGACCGTCTCCATTATCGATACCGACGCCCGGCTGAAGGCGCAGCAGACGCTGCAGGCCCGGCTGGAACAATTGCTCGCCGACCGGCCCGGCAAACTGGGCGAGTTGCTGGAAACCGAGCGCGAACTGGCCCGCGTCAACGGAGAGATCGATTCGCTGAAATCGACCCTCGCCGCGCTGCGCCTGCGCGTCAGCATGAGCCAGCTTTCCATCGGCTACGAGACCAAGCGCAATCCGGTCTCGCAGGGCGCGCTGGAACCGCTGGCCCGTGCCTTCGGGGATTTCTTCTACAATCTGTCGAGCGCGCTGGCCGCCGTGATCACGGCCTTTGCCGTCGGCCTGCCCTGGCTGATCCTGATCGGCGTGTTCGTCTGGATCTGGCTGAAACTGATCTGGCCGCGCGTCCGCCGCAAGAAGAACTGA